The Pongo abelii isolate AG06213 chromosome 7, NHGRI_mPonAbe1-v2.0_pri, whole genome shotgun sequence genome contains the following window.
GAGGGGCACAGGGATCATGGGACAGGGATGGAAGGAACACATACCAGTGACTTTGCGATTGTCATGGAAGAGGAGTGAGTTGGGGGTTGTGATGCCCAGGGCTGGGTGGTGAGGAGGTCATAGTTTATGGAGGTTGATTGAGTGGGGATGAGGCAATTGTAAGGGAGAGTCTGGAgtcagggaagaagagagagccggagggagaagggaagttgAGAAGCTCACTGAGTGGGCTCTATCACCATATATCAGCAATGAGTGGGCTGTATCACCATACATCAGCAATGATACAACATCAGCAACATCCTAGGGCAAAAATTATATTACTCTTGGCACACTCTCTCCAGGACAGGATCCTCCTTTAAGACAGGCCTGATTAGACTAAGAGTTCTGCCAGTTGAATTGGGCCAGTCTGTATCTTAAAGAAAGATATAATTACACATATAGATATGCAATCTAGCATTATATAATACCACATTACATAAGAAGACAAATACCTCCTTTTAGCCCAGCCTCTCTTGGCACAAATTAACCACAGTTCAGGAGACTCTTCCAATGTCTTCATACCCATTTCCCAGAGGGGGAGACTGATGCCCAGAAAATATAAGTGATGCCTCTTCCTAGTTAGGACAGTGAAGTTTGCCAGTCAGGCAGTTGGGACAGGGTAGGAAGGGTGAGATGATACAGAGAGGCAGCTGAAGGACAAGCCGGGGACGGCTGAAGGGGCTGGGGAATGGACGGAAGGGGTCGCGCAACCCAGCAGGTCTGGTGTCTAAACTCATGGCACAATATTTGTCAATTTCCACTTGTTGATTGGTTGACCCCTGCTTAACCCTAGAGGTGACATAGCACAAGGTGGGCAGCAGTGTTTTCATCACAAAGTAGCTGAACTTGGCCCAGCACTGCTCTGCTGGTGTCCTGGCATTACTCTCACTGTCAAGGTGTTCCTGAATTTGAGAACTGGCACCCCTCCATTAGGCCTCCTCATTCCCCCACTTCTGTCTACAGACCTACATGCTGCGAGAATCGAAACTTGAGAAAGAAGCTCTTTTGGCTCTTGGGTTTTAATCTTTATCCTCCAGCTGCACATATTTTGTATTTGGgattatatctgttttggtattcACTCAACAAAGCAGAAACCACAGCCCAGATGCCACCTTCTGGCGCCAGCACATTCCTCAACTTGAGATCAGGAACTGTCAAAGTGGGGTTCCCGGTCCTCAGCTCAGGAGAAAGAATTGGGAGGAGGAAGCCTGTGGTTAGAATAACAGttctctgagccaggtgtggtggctcacgcctgtaatcccagcactttgggaggccaaggcgggcagatcacttgatgtcaggagtttaagaccagcctgaccaacatggcgaaaccctgtatctactaaaaatacaaaattagccggcatagtggcacacacctgtaatcccaggtagctgggaggctgaggcaggagaatcacttgaacccaggaggcggaggctgcagtgagccaagatcatgccactgcactgcagcctgggtgtcaagagcaaaactccgtctcaaaaaaaaaaaacaaaaacaaaaaacagttgtcTGCTGAGGGAGGGTAAGGAGAGAGAAGGGATGGTACAGTTGCCCTGGAGACCACAAGGGCACTGCGTGGAGACCCCGTTGAAGGGTCCAGATCCTGTAACATTCCAAAAAGGAGAAGGTTGTCTCATTGAGAAGTCCTTGCTGCACTTTTTGCTTAGGTTGCTGAGATGCATCCACTCGCGCGAATCCCAGTTGCTATCGTTACTTGGATATTTCAGTCTGCATCCCTGCATGCTGGCATCCAGTTACAGCCCAGCAGGAATGGAGCCTCCCTGTTGCTGCTGGTGGCCTGGCTCTGGGCTGGATGGCTCAGCAGCCAGGGTGCCTGGGCAGCCGCCAGCACTCAGAGCTCAGCCTTCCTTAGCCTAGGAGGGATGACTCTGGGCTGCTAAAGCCCCCTCAGACGACTTTCATACACACAGGGAATGTGAGTGGGGTGGGCAGATGACGCTGGCGAAACCAAGCTTCCTAATCACGCTGGCCCTGCCCCTGCTCCCTAATCCCAGGAGGGTGGATGCCGAGGCCAGGGCCTCCTGGCGACAGATTTTTAAACACCAACATGACATCTGACTACAGAAGTGCCTTCTGTTTGTTCATTCAGGCCATCCCTCTCTGGGGATGGACAAGCCACTTCCTCTCTGCTCAACATCGAAGGCAACTGAGGCAAGCATTTGCCCAGAAATTCAGGCTCAAGTTTCTGATCCTTTGCTTTCTGGCAACCCCATCACCCATGTAGCCAGTTTAGTGAACATCACCTAGGAGTGCCAGCTGCCTGGGATCTTCAGCCTGAGGATCATCCTCCCTAGGAATGGGAAGGGCAGAAGAGGGTGGAGGTGGATCTCACTCTCTGATGCTGGGGGCAGGCTGGTGGGAGGACAGCCCCACATAGGGGAAGTAGAGGCCCATTGGCCACTGACTGTATCATCACGGGCCTGTGGTTCCCCTCACCCCCATCTGAAAGCTGGACCCATAGCTAAGCATGACACATGGGCAACAGGACAGACCCAGAGTAGAGAAAGGGAGGCCCCTGGGCTGGTCAGGTGCATCCAGGAACCTCCCTATCCTAGAGAGGCTGGGAGGAAAAGCTCTTGCATGTCTGTAAAGGGGTCTGGGGTCTGGGGTTGAAGCATGCACTTAGGCAGGCTAGGGCTTGGAAATCCACCAGCACCAGAGAGGGCAAGGGAAAGAGGAGGCCAGGAGAGCTGCTGCCCAGTTCTGACAAGTCCATTACATTTTAAAGTGCCCTGCCCTCAGGCATGCTGGGAAGGGGTGGGGACCTGGCCAACTCTGCTTCTCTCGGCTGTTTGTTGTTCTGCTGCCACTGCTCTGccggggaaggaggaggagagcagATGAGGAGTGAGCTGCCCTGTCTGGAGAGGGGACAGGGCAGGGCCTCAGCAAGCTCCACTGGTGATCTCGCGCAGGTCTCCTTCATCCAGATGCACAGCTGGAGGATCGTGGGAGCAGGAAGGGGACAGGTGGCCCATCTGGTGACACTGCTCCTCTCAGCCTGAATGGGCTCCTGGCCCCTTGGACCCTCGCAGAGCTCTTGCCCAGAACGTTGCCCACTCCTTCTTCCTCCTGTCAGCTCCGGGGCTTGCAGATTGGGCAGCCTGGCTGAGGAGAGCTGCGGGTGCTGGCCCTGGCCCACGGCGAGCTGGCATGCCATGCCGTCCTGAccgcctccctcctctccctcaggTCCCATTTAATGGATTCTGACATGGATTATGAAAGGCCAAACGTAGAGACCATCAAGTGCGTTGTGGTGGGGGACAACGCCGTGGGCAAGACCAGGCTCATCTGTGCCCGTGCTTGCAATGCCACCCTCACCCAGTACCAGCTGCTGGCCACGCATGTGCCCACAGTGTGGGCCATCGACCAATATCGTGTGTGCCAGGAGGTAAGGCTGCAGGGCTACCTGGCTGGGGGTCCACGCCATGAATCTGGGCTTGGGGGCTTCCTGAGGCACAGCTTGGTGTCTCCAGAGCTCACGGGAGCCCTCTAGGGGTGggacagggtggggtgggggcagctgaAGAGGAAGGAGCCCCTGGAGAGAGGTTTGAGCCAAGCCTGCCCCAGGCAAGTGTCTCTGGCTGGTTGTGTTTTCAGGGACTGAGCtggtgcctgggattgcagctTTGTCTGGGGTACTGCAGTGTATGTAGTCACAGCCCTAAGTAATGGGGAGCACTGCGGGGCTGGGGCTTGGAAGAGATACAAGCTGAGAGGAGCAAAGAAGCTGGCAGCTGATAGCAGAAGACCAGAGGCTCACAAACATGCAGTTTGCAAGGAAAGCCAGGAACAAGCGTCAGCTCCCGAAGAGGCCCCTTCCACACCCATAGCAGTCCCTTAGGGTCTCTTCCACCCCCTTAGGGTCTCTTCTACCCTCTTAGTGTCTCTTCCACCCGCTTAGGGTCTCTTCCACTCCTGGTCGGCTTGGAGGCCACCCTTGTTATAGATTCTACAGAGATTTCACGTGGATGAAAGTTGTGCAGGGTACACAGTGGGCGATGCCAGCCCTGTCCCTCCATCCCCAGTGCTGTCTGGGGCTCCCAGGTGTCAGCCGGCGCTTATCCTGAGCTGGCACGCAGAGGGCCCCAAAACTGCTGCCTTCGAGTCCTACtcttcctcccctgcccccaggtgCTGGAACGCTCCCGAGACGTGGTAGATGATGTCAGCGTCTCTCTGCGCCTCTGGGACACCTTTGGAGACCACCACAAAGACCGTCGCTTTGCTTATGGGAGGTAGGGAAGGCCTCTGGCCGCCTGCAGAGAACGAACAGGGTGGGTTTTTTCCTGCTTTTCCCAGGAACCAAGCACCTCTGTAAAATTTCAGCTGGCAAGAAGAAGTGGAGAAAACAGCTCTGGCAGAGCCTCGTGGGGGCTGGGGCAGCCTGGGGCAGTGAAGGGAGCCTGGGCCCGGGATCAGGAAGCCTGGATTGAGTTCCAGCTCTGTGCCTAGTAGCTCTGAGACGATGTTTCTCAGCTGCGAAGTGGTGAAAACGGCCATTTCTAACTCACAAAATAGCTGTGAGGCCAAAACAAGTCTTGAGCTCTAAAGTGCCACATAAATTGGAGGTATTGTGATTATATGTTTTGTGTCAAGAGCATGTGAGCAGATACCTAAGCCAGGTGTGGGACTgcacagggctggggtggggcagaTGTTCCAGGACCAGGTAAGCTACTGCTTGCTTCTCTGCCTGTAACCTTACTCTCCCACCCGCAGATCTGATGTGGTGGTTCTGTGCTTCTCCATTGCCAACCCCAATTCCCTCCACCATGTCAAGACCATGTGGTACCCAGAAATCAAACACTTCTGCCCCCGAGCACCTGTCATCTTGGTGGGCTGCCAGTTGGACCTGCGCTACGCTGACCTGGAGGCTGTCAACAGGGCTAGGCGACCCTTGGCTAGGTAGGAGGTTCTGGTACCAAGGAGACAGACATAGATGGGTGCCTCACCATGGCTCCCTGCTCAGCCCTGGGGGAATTCCACTGAGCCTCATATCTCTCCCTCCATTTGGAGCAAGCTTGCATTGGGAGTCAACAAGcatgcttattcattcattcattcatataccTGTTGTACACCTCTGGTGTGGGCAGTGCTATGTAAAGCATcatgaagaaaaacagagaggaagAGGTGATATTTGCATGAAAAAGTCCTATAATTTTGCTGAGGGATAAACTAAATATGTGAGCCTGTTAAATACCCATGTGAAGCATTGCCTGCTAATTGCCAGAGAGGCAGTGCTGTCACAGCTTTGTACTGGGGAGGTCACTGGGGCCTGGCATAGTAGGGAAAGCTTTCTGGAAGAAAAAGGGCTTGGGGTGGACCTTGAAGGAGCTTGATGGGATTTGGCCAGACAGAGCAGGGCAGGAGTGGGTGGGGATTGGCACCCAGATCCTGAGCAGAGTCCCTCCAGCCTGTGGAAGAACAGGCAGCCTCCCTCCACCGCCAACACAAGCTTGGTTTCCTTCTTGAACCTACCAGGCCCATCAAACCTAATGAAATCCTGCCCCCAGAGAAGGGTCGGGAGGTGGCCAAGGAGCTGGGCATCCCCTACTATGAGACCAGCGTGGTGGCCCAGTTCGGCATCAAGGATGTCTTTGACAACGCCATCCGAGCTGCACTCATCTCCCGCCGCCACCTGCAGTTCTGGAAGTCCCACCTCCGCAATGTGCAGCGGCCTCTGCTGCAGGCACCCTTCCTACCCCCTAAGCCACCGCCCCCCATCATCGTGGTGCCCAACCCTCCCTCCAGCAGCGAGGAGTGCCCCGCCCACCTCCTGGAGGACCCGCTCTGCGCGGACGTCATCCTGGTGCTGCAGGAGCGGGTGCGCATCTTTGCCCACAAGATCTACCTCTCCACCTCTTCCTCCAAGTTCTATGACCTGTTCCTCATGGACCTGAgtgagggggaggtggggggccCCTCGGGGCCAGGGGACACCCACCCCGAGGACCACCAGGGCCACCCTGatcaacaccaccaccatcaccaccaccaccatgggCGAGACTTCCTACTCCGAGCAGCCAGCTTTGATGTGTGCGAGAGCGTGGATGAGGCTGGGGGCTCTGGTCCTGCTGGCCTCCGTGCTTCCACCAGCGACGGGATCTTACGGGGCAACGGAACAGGGTACCTGCCAGGCAGGGGTCGTGTGCTGTCTTCCTGGAGCCGAGCTTTTGTGAGCATCCAGGAAGAGATGGCAGAAGATCCTCTCACCTACAAATCCCggctgatggtggtggtgaagaTGGACAACTCCATCCAGCCGGGGCCCTTCCGGGCTGTCCTCAAGTACCTGTACACGGGGGAGCTGGATGAGAATGAGCGTGACCTCATGCACATTGCCCACATTGCTGAGCTGCTCGAGGTCTTTGATCTGCGCATGATGGTGGCCAATATTCTCAACAACGAGGCCTTCATGAACCAGGAGATCACCAAGGCCTTCCATGTCCGCCGGACCAACCGGGTTAAGGAGTGCTTGGCAAAAGGCACCTTCTCAGGTATGGAACAAGCTTGAAAAGCAAGGGGGTTCTGCATTGGTACTATTAGCATTGCCTGTCAGTCTCAGCTCCTGGTGTCCTGGAGCTGCGGCTGCCATGCTCTTGAAGCCTGGTTTTCCCCAGCTGGGAGCTGGTTTGTTCTGTGCCCCGAATCTTCTGGGTTCAGGAGGAGGCTCTGTGGCTCCCCTTGGGGCTTGTTCTCCCACTTTCTTTCACCGGTCCTCCTGTGATGCTTCTTCTGGACAGATGTGACCTTCATCCTGGATGATGGCACCATCAGCGCCCACAAGCCCCTGTTGATTTCCAGCTGTGACTGGATGGCTGCCATGTTTGGGGGGCCATTTGTGGAGAGCTCCACCCGGGAGGTAAGGCTGAGGATGcaaagaggggaaggagggagtgagACATTTGCACCCTTTACATCTGAGGCACTGCCATTCAGGCTACTTTCTTCATAATTGACTGTGTGCTAACCACAGGGTGATGGGCCCAAGAGAGGTTTATGAGGTGGTTCCTGGAGCTAAGGATTATACGATACACCAGGAAAGGGAATTACACTAACATCTCAACTTGAGAGTTTAGAAAGCACTTTCAGTTCATTATCTCATTGAATTCACACGCAACTTATACATATGCCACTCCTACCGGATATCTAGGAAAGGGAGCCCctgagaagttaagtgacttgtatGAAGTTGGAAGTAGAGTTAGGACTTGAACTCGGGACTTCCATTCCTTGGCTCTTTACGTTGTACCTTACTGCCTCCCTGACACACCTGCAACAACTGAATCCATCACTGTATTAAAAGATAGGTTTTATTATGATTGAGGCGTAGAGAGGCCCACAGATCGCAAGATGGCTATCATTGATAAGACAACTTGTTACAGATCCCAAGAAGAGGGGGCATGCCACACCACCATGGCTGGGGGTCACATGAGGAAGCTCTGGGGTcaatcaggaggcagagggtttCCATGGGAGGGAATGGGTGAGGCAGGTTGAGCAGGTTTAGGATTAGCTGGTTTGAATAATGTTAGCCGGCTCTGGGGCCTGGAGGCTGTCTCTAGTTGTCTGTCACCTGGCTCTAGGGGGATTAGGGCAGGGGAACAGTGGCCTGGAGTATGAGACCCCATAGGGGAGGTAGTGGGCTGTgggctctggattggttggtttgcatatGAAAGGCACGCTTGCAGGCAACTTCTTCACTATCCCTAGGACCTGGCCAGCCCTGAGGGAGGCAGTCTCTATAGGGCCAGCAAGGCTTTAGTTGTCAAAGcatcaaaatacagaaaataggcctagggggtggctcacacctgtaatcccagcactttgaggggctgaggtgggaggattgcctgagcccaggagtttgagacctgcctgggaaacacagacaccgtctctacagaaaaaaagaaaaaaagagagaggaaaaaaaagagagagaaagaaagaaaagaaggaagggagggagggagggaggaagggaaggaaaagcatACTTAATAGAACCACCTGCCCCTCTAATCAGTGCCCCTCCAGCTGTCACGATGCCACCACTTTCTCATGCACCTAGACTGGAAACTTAGGGTTGGAAGAAGCCTATCAATGTGTCCTTAGAAATATTCTCTTAGGTTTggtctcttttccattccaagcAGAGTAGCCTGGGCAGTAGCCCTTGGTGTTCTCTGAACTCCTGGACCTCAATTGCCCATCACTAAGTGTCGTCGAAACTTGTAGTTAACGAGGTTTGACTTCGTGCAAGCGCGTGGAGTTCTGAACGTCCACACAGTTTCCCCTACTGTTCTGTAACTGCTTCTGAGTGCAGGGACTGGGTCTTTTTCCTTCTGCCAAAAACCCTCTCAGCGCCAGTCTCTTGGGAAATGCTCACCAAATGCTTGAATGAAAAACAGAACCAAGCATGAGGCTGCATCGCATCCCGTGATGTGGCATGTGCATTTTCTAAGATTTCTGGGAAGGAAGTACTTAAGGAAGGCTAAGTAGAAGTGTTGGGAGTTGGTCTCTGAAGTGGGAGTAGGATTTGGATATACAAAATGTGAGACTAGGAGTTCTCACAAGCCCCAGGGGCCTGCCAGCCCCAGGCACTTCTTGGTACTGTAGACGCCAGCTTTCAAGTTCTAGCCAGTTCCCAGCACAGCCTGGAGAGCCTGATGAGACGGCAGTTTGTGTTGCAGCACTGCTCTCAAGAGATCCTGGAGGCCCAAAGCAGCAGCTTTGAGCAGACAGAAAGAAATCAGCTGCCGTGGGCCTTACTTATTCTGTATCCCACTTCTGTTTGGTGTAGGGATGGGAGGGACTGGGGTGTAGGTTGAGGTGACCAGAAGGCCTCCTTCAAGCATCCCGCGAGCAAGAGCCGCTTCCAAAGGGTGCCAGTGAGTAGTATCCGGGTCCCTTTGGAAGAGTTTAGAAGCTGGACGCTATGGcttgtgcctacagtcccagctcctgaggaggctgaggcaggaggaatgctaaagaccaggagttcaagaccatcctggatggCATAaccagaccctgtttctaaaaataaacacataaatgataGTAGAGGCCTGTACACTGGTGCTGTCAGCAAACTGGGGCTCAGCACAGGTTGTCGCTCTAGGGGCCAGGTCTTCTCAGGGTCTTCTCAGCAGATACACATGCAGCACAGGGAAGGCTGCCTGTCTGGGGGAGCCCAGGTGTGAGGGCCAGAGCTCGTCAGTTTCTCAGGGTTCAGTTCATCTTCTCCTAAGCAGGATCTCATTGCTGTCCGCTCATTCCTTCCTGCCCCAGGTGGTGTTTCCCTACACAAGCAAGAGCTGCATGCGGGCCGTGCTGGAATACCTCTACACCGGCATGTTCACCTCCAGCCCCGACCTGGATGACATGAAGCTCATCATCCTAGCCAACCGCCTCTGCCTGCCACACCTGGTTGCCCTCACAGGTAACTAAGCAGCGCACTTGGGGATCTCCCCGCAGCAGAGGCCAGGGAAACCCCAAGGTGCAATGTTCTCCTCTCACCTCTCTCCTGGGGGACAAGCTGATGTCCAAGGGACTAAGCATACATGAAATGGAATCTGTTGAGGGGCACAGAGTTCTGGATGAGGACACAGAGTGAAGAAGGGTGGTGCGGGGCATGTTTGATGGGGTCACCTGAGAGGCTGTCTCCAAAGGCGATTTAAACCCAACGAAATGGaacatgaggctgggcacaggggctgatgcctataatcccagcactttgggaggccaaggcgggaggatcacttgaggccaggagtttaagaccagcctagccaacatggtgaaacccgtccctactaaaaatacaaaaattagctgtgtttggtggcaggtgcctgtaatcccagctacttgggaggctgaggcaggagaattgcttgaacccgggaggtgaaggttgcagtgagctgagtttgcgccactgcactccagcctgggtgacagagtgaaactgcatctcaaaaacaaacaaaaaatggaacaTGACAGTGCTTTACGTTCTTTGCTTGGCTTCATTCACTTGGACAAgcttaagaagtcaaaaaataatagaacacAATTCCCACATTTCTACCCTGTggttctcctccttcttctttccgtttatttttcttcttcttcttttgccttttttcttcttcccctacCTTTGACAtcaccttctcttcctctttccagaAACAGCACACAAACATCCCTGCCACTCCTTAGTCCCTGCACGGATTGTGCGAGCCGGAGCTCAGCTTTTAGTGTGGACCAATCCCAGGGGCTCTCTGAGTTGGAGCAAGAACTGAGTCATAGGGGAGAGCCAGCAGCAGGCAGTCTGGGTCCAAGGGGCCAGGGAAGAGAAGTGGTGCTTGTGGGGTGAAGGGAGCTGGGGGCCAGAGACCCAGGCAGGCAGACAGCTCTTGTTCATGTTGGAGTTGGCATTTGAGTTGCTAGTGGTGGCAGCATGGGTGCCAGTGCTGGTGTTGATGCCGAGGTTAATATTCTTGCATAGGTCGGGGGGCAGAGAGGAGATCCTCACATACTGAGTTGAGATTCAGGGAAGAACCCAGTGTCAGAGCTGCTGGGGTCCAGGCAGATGATCAAGATCGGGGCTCAGATATGAGGGAAAACAGCAATCCTTTGAGGAAAAATGAATGATAAGGTGGGGCTGGGTTACGGAAAGAAGGCAGAAATCATTGATCAGAATCAGAATATTAACAGCGGGGGCTGCAGTGGGAGTCCAGGGTCCCCAGAAGGGGATAAAGGGAACTTTGGGGCAGGTAGCAAGAGAGGCATCTAAAGATCCCAGTGTATCTTGTTTTGCTGTCCATAAAAAAATGGTGTGATCTTCCCAGAGCACATATAACTTCAAATTCCTAGATGGAATAATTCCACTTTTAAAAGACTATCTCCAGAGAAATGACCCAAAGGGGAAAAATGCAGAAAGGTATTTCTAGAACTTCATTTCATCATGGCAGGCAATTgaaagcaagtcacagaaaaaCCGTTGGTGAAGCACACACAGGCAGTTTTCACATGGTagtcattaaaaatgttaaactgGACTGCTGCATGGAAAGGCTTATTGAAAATAATGTTAAGTAACTTTCCATGAAATTATCATACACACTAGGGAATGtatacaaaaatgtttatatcTGCCTTGTTAAGGATCAGTGGAAGACGTCAAGTTTTATATAATTGGCGATGGTTTAAGTTTTGTGAGATATGCTTCCTATGAGGCCATTAATTCAAGCTGAAAACTTTTATTGTTCAGTAGAACACAGATACATAAAAGCACATTAAACATATGTTCAGGTTActgaattattattgttattatgtttttttagagacaggatcttgctctgtcacccagactggagtgcaatggcctgatcgtagttcactgcagcctcaaattcctgggctcaagcgatcctcccaactcagcttcccaagtagcttggactatggGCCTGcctcatcacacccagctaatttttaaattttatttatttatttatttatttattgacacagagtctcactctgtcgctcaggctggagtgcagtggtgcgatcccagctcactgcaccctctgcctcctgggttcaagcgattctcctgcctaagcctcctgagtagctgagactacaggtgcacatcaccacacccagctaatttttgtaatttgatatggggtttcgccatgttggccaggctggtcttgaactcctgaactcaagtgatccacctgccttggcctcccaaagtgctgggatta
Protein-coding sequences here:
- the RHOBTB2 gene encoding rho-related BTB domain-containing protein 2 isoform X1 encodes the protein MDSDMDYERPNVETIKCVVVGDNAVGKTRLICARACNATLTQYQLLATHVPTVWAIDQYRVCQEVLERSRDVVDDVSVSLRLWDTFGDHHKDRRFAYGRSDVVVLCFSIANPNSLHHVKTMWYPEIKHFCPRAPVILVGCQLDLRYADLEAVNRARRPLARPIKPNEILPPEKGREVAKELGIPYYETSVVAQFGIKDVFDNAIRAALISRRHLQFWKSHLRNVQRPLLQAPFLPPKPPPPIIVVPNPPSSSEECPAHLLEDPLCADVILVLQERVRIFAHKIYLSTSSSKFYDLFLMDLSEGEVGGPSGPGDTHPEDHQGHPDQHHHHHHHHHGRDFLLRAASFDVCESVDEAGGSGPAGLRASTSDGILRGNGTGYLPGRGRVLSSWSRAFVSIQEEMAEDPLTYKSRLMVVVKMDNSIQPGPFRAVLKYLYTGELDENERDLMHIAHIAELLEVFDLRMMVANILNNEAFMNQEITKAFHVRRTNRVKECLAKGTFSDVTFILDDGTISAHKPLLISSCDWMAAMFGGPFVESSTREVVFPYTSKSCMRAVLEYLYTGMFTSSPDLDDMKLIILANRLCLPHLVALTEQYTVTGLMEATQMMVDIDGDVLVFLELAQFHCAYQLADWCLHHICTNYNNVCRKFPRDMKAMSPENQEYFEKHRWPPVWYLKEEDHYQRARKEREKEDYLHLKRQPKRRWLFWNSPSSPSSSAASSSSPSSSSAVV
- the RHOBTB2 gene encoding rho-related BTB domain-containing protein 2 (The RefSeq protein has 2 substitutions compared to this genomic sequence) codes for the protein MKARSHLMDSDMDYERPNVETIKCVVVGDNAVGKTRLICARACNATLTQYQLLATHVPTVWAIDQYRVCQEVLERPRDVVDDVSVSLRLWDTFGDHHKDRRFAYGRSDVVVLCFSIANPNSLHHVKTMWYPEIKHFCPRAPVILVGCQLDLRYADLEAVNRARRPLARPIKPNEILPPEKGREVAKELGIPYYETSVVAQFGIKDVFDNAIRAALISRRHLQFWKSHLRNVQRPLLQAPFLPPKPPPPIIVVPNPPSSSEECPAHLLEDPLCADVILVLQERVRIFAHKIYLSTSSSKFYDLFLMDLSEGEVGGPSGPGDTHPEDHQGHPDQHHHHHHHHHGRDFLLRAASFDVCESVDEAGGSGPAGLRASTSDGILRGNGTGYLPGRGRVLSSWSRAFVSIQEEMAEDPLTYKSRLMVVVKTDNSIQPGPFRAVLKYLYTGELDENERDLMHIAHIAELLEVFDLRMMVANILNNEAFMNQEITKAFHVRRTNRVKECLAKGTFSDVTFILDDGTISAHKPLLISSCDWMAAMFGGPFVESSTREVVFPYTSKSCMRAVLEYLYTGMFTSSPDLDDMKLIILANRLCLPHLVALTEQYTVTGLMEATQMMVDIDGDVLVFLELAQFHCAYQLADWCLHHICTNYNNVCRKFPRDMKAMSPENQEYFEKHRWPPVWYLKEEDHYQRARKEREKEDYLHLKRQPKRRWLFWNSPSSPSSSAASSSSPSSSSAVV